The Pseudomonas berkeleyensis genome includes a region encoding these proteins:
- a CDS encoding non-ribosomal peptide synthetase has protein sequence MTMLDAQLRTVAERLAALPEEKQLTFLQQLREKGVSLERLPITRQPCESAPLSPAQSRLWFLWQMEPHSAAYNIPAALRMRGTLDTEALRQAFEALVARHESLRTLFREEGGEPLQVILPTLPLAMLEEDLSALPSDSRETAARERLEQLARQPFDLANGPLLRLHLLRLSDSEHLLLLNLHHIVSDGWSMGVLIDEFASLYGACVTGHEASLPPLPIQYADHARWQRLWMAAGEEQRQLEYWTQRIGDPSLLLSLPSDRPRPPEQSYRGATLDFQLPTALVSELRSLARSQGASLFMVLLAAFEVLLVRYSGQRELRIGVPVANRGRAECERLVGFFVNTQVLCGEVEESASFIDLLGAVRQAVLEAQAHQELPFERLVEALQPERSLSHNPLFQVACNHLPSALDALCELPAADGGALTMEPLQLATGIAKFDLMLQTEENREGAVRGQFAYASDLFEAAAIERLCGHFLNLLKALSDDPQCPVGRLPMLAGAEREQLLRGWNATEAAFPADVQLQTLLQQQATQTPDALALQFGAQRLSYRELHQLANQLARWLRAQGVGPDMLVGVAAERSIELVVALLAIVKAGGAYVPMDPDYPHDRLQHMLDDSGVTLLLTQAHLRDALPASNARTFCLDSDWPEVEGLEGSDLPVQGTPDNLAYLIYTSGSTGKPKGAGNSHQALINRLHWMQKEYGLTPADRVLQKTPFSFDVSVWEFFWPLLTGAALVVAEPGAHRDPLALRQVINEGDVSVLHFVPSMLQAFAASGELEHCPSLRQVMCSGEALPYELQQQFRQRHSAKLHNLYGPTEAAIDVSYWACDEENERHIVPIGRPIDNLRLYILDTWLEPVPQGVAGELYIGGVGLARGYHARPGLTAERFVADPFGEGGRLYRTGDLARWRADGAIEYVGRIDHQVKIRGLRIELGEIEARLQAHPQVEEAVVVARDTPQGKQLVGYAVAACDGEALRQALAEQLPEFMVPARIMVLDAMPLSPNGKLDRKALPAPEFSAVQADYQAPETPHERLLAEIWQSVLGVAQVGREDNFFELGGDSIVSIQVVSRARQAGLQLTPKDMFQHQSLRALASVVREAVSEPEQGPEQGPEQGETPLLPIQRLFFATPMPQRAHWNQAVLLHCRETLDAQRLAATLAALQAHHDALRLRFAADGSHAVHVEQVDAEVLWLREAADVSELEHHCAAAQRSLDLARGPLLRAMLVNMADGSQRLLLVVHHLVIDGVSWRVLLEDLQAHYAGQPLPPRSSSFKRWAQRLVDLAASSELSGEQDYWRAQLEAKAPSLPGARADASLAERHAHTLRLELDEGETRALLQQAPTAYRTQVNDLLLTALTRALCAWSGQGSAAVLLEGHGRETLFDDIDLSRTLGWFTSLYPLRLQADGEPGAAIKAVKEQLRAVPRGGLGYGLLRHLGQGLDGLHEPRVTFNYLGQFDASFASDALLRLASESAGANRDGDAPLGNWLSIDGQVLDARLGLRFTFSREMFDESTVMQLAQRYLTELRALIAHCLTPGAGGVTPADFPLAGLDQAQLDTLELPAAAIEDIYPLSPMQQGMLFHALDNPGSGLYVNQISVAVEQLDPPRLQAAWAQVVARHETLRSGFLWQGGLRQPLQVVQRQVPTEVRMIEGETNVIAFAERDRAEGFDLARPPLQRMSLLALGEGRWQLVWTMHHLVTDGWSGAQLIKEVLQVYAGERLPAPVARYADYIAWLQRQDGDAAEAFWRQRLTGLEEPCLLADSLSRPAEGSGHGVTYSHYDATATERLRAFARRQRVTLNTLLQGAWLLLLQRYTGKQRVTFGATVAGRPTSLAGAETLLGLFINTLPVVQAPAADAGLGDWLRALQAYNLEVREYEHTPLYDIQRWAGHGGQALFDSIIVFENYPVDEALRRGGGDGPRFGELASKDVTSVPMDLAVRLGEGMEIEYQYLRSHFHEDAVLRIRANFEQILAAMLLGGEQCLGDLDCLSTLEHEAHQRLHGQASLPTAFEPVHLSIARHNRERPQEPVLIDEAGRLDRQRLELDSNRLAQRLIAFGVGPEVRVGVALPRGVELPLALLAVLKAGGAYVPLDADYPRERLAFQMQDAGITLLLTDSRLRERLPVPEDVVCLELDRLDLSAESCELPQVTVQPGNLAYLIYTSGSTGQPKGVAVAHGQIAAHCRAIGERYAMTAKDRELIFMSFAFDGAHERWLTTLSHGGSLLIRGEALWSAEQTLTQLREHQVTVAAFPPAYLLQLADQAAQLGHVPSMRIYCFGGDAVPEAAFELARRTLKAEYLINGYGPTETVVTPLLWKADASTRCQAAYAPIGQAVGARRLYILDPQLRPVPLGVAGELYIGGDLLARGYHQRPGLTAERFVADPFGEPGARLYRSGDLVRGRADGVVEYVGRIDHQVKIRGFRIELGEIEARLQAHAQVGEAVVVAREGGSGKQLIGYVVGEVEADALRSYLRAQLPDYMVPAQILRLARMPLSPAGKIDRKALPEPNWQSAGYVAPRNEAERILAEIWAQVLQVEQVGIHDNFFDLGGDSILSLQVVSRARQAEGLGLELRLRDLLQYQSIAALLERPQQVSEPTPTRVTDMAEDEDHFSLLPIQQWLFEQHLPEPDHFNQALLLACHRPLDASLLEQALRLLLAEHGSLRLAFARGDDGQWRQRYCQLDELGLEADPLLWHRQPSDADEALVLANRAQRSLDIGQGRLLRAVYSELADGSRRLLLVIHHLGVDGVSWRVLLEDLQRLYGALQRGETPSLPPASCSYRQWAHSLNAYASQPSLREELPYWLQQTASEGLGEPPRDNPRGRAQVALREQISLRLDRAATTRLLKVAPQAYRTQINDLLLAALGRALCGWSEQRAVLVGLEGHGREDLFDGLDHSRTLGWFTSLFPVRLEAGEGDYGQAITALRQRLRTVPNKGIGYGVLRYLADGETRSRLATRAQPRVTFNYLGQLDQNADDEALFSLLDERPGDAYAASAPLNNWLEIVGQVHDGELALRCLFSRRVFRPTSIERFMASFEAELLAVIDHCCAQTAQEAFAL, from the coding sequence ATGACCATGCTGGATGCACAACTGCGCACCGTTGCCGAACGCCTGGCGGCGCTCCCTGAAGAAAAGCAACTGACCTTCCTGCAGCAACTGCGAGAGAAGGGCGTGAGCCTGGAGCGCCTGCCGATCACGCGTCAGCCCTGTGAAAGTGCGCCCCTGTCGCCGGCGCAGAGCCGCTTGTGGTTCCTCTGGCAGATGGAACCGCACAGTGCGGCCTACAACATTCCGGCGGCCTTGCGCATGCGTGGCACGCTGGATACAGAGGCACTGCGCCAGGCTTTCGAGGCATTGGTGGCGCGCCACGAGAGTCTGCGTACGCTGTTTCGCGAGGAAGGCGGCGAGCCGTTGCAAGTGATCCTGCCGACCCTGCCTCTGGCCATGCTGGAGGAAGACCTTTCCGCTCTGCCGTCAGACTCGCGTGAGACCGCTGCACGTGAGCGCCTGGAACAGTTGGCGCGGCAGCCTTTCGATCTCGCCAATGGCCCGTTGCTGCGCCTGCACTTGCTGCGATTGAGCGATAGCGAGCACCTGTTGCTGCTGAACCTGCACCATATCGTCTCCGATGGCTGGTCGATGGGCGTGCTGATCGATGAGTTTGCCAGCCTCTATGGCGCCTGCGTCACAGGTCATGAAGCCAGCCTGCCGCCGCTGCCGATTCAGTACGCCGACCATGCGCGCTGGCAGCGTCTGTGGATGGCGGCGGGGGAGGAGCAGCGTCAGCTCGAGTACTGGACGCAACGCATCGGCGATCCGTCGCTGCTGCTGAGCCTGCCCAGCGATCGACCGCGCCCGCCGGAACAGAGTTACCGGGGCGCCACGCTGGACTTCCAACTGCCCACGGCGTTGGTGAGCGAGCTGCGCAGCCTGGCGCGTAGCCAGGGCGCCAGCCTGTTCATGGTGCTGCTGGCGGCATTCGAGGTCTTGCTGGTGCGCTACAGCGGTCAGCGCGAACTGCGTATCGGCGTGCCGGTGGCCAACCGTGGCCGAGCCGAGTGCGAGCGCCTGGTGGGCTTTTTCGTCAACACTCAGGTGCTGTGTGGCGAAGTCGAGGAGAGCGCCTCGTTCATCGACCTGCTCGGCGCGGTACGCCAGGCCGTATTGGAGGCACAGGCCCATCAGGAACTGCCCTTCGAGCGCTTGGTGGAAGCCCTGCAACCCGAGCGTAGCCTGAGCCACAACCCGCTGTTTCAGGTGGCCTGCAACCATTTGCCCAGCGCGCTGGATGCCTTGTGCGAGTTGCCCGCTGCCGATGGTGGGGCACTGACGATGGAACCTCTGCAACTGGCGACCGGCATCGCCAAGTTCGATCTGATGTTGCAGACCGAGGAGAACCGTGAGGGCGCGGTGCGTGGGCAGTTCGCCTATGCCAGTGATCTGTTCGAGGCGGCCGCCATCGAGCGTCTGTGTGGTCACTTCCTCAACTTGCTGAAAGCATTGTCGGACGACCCGCAGTGCCCGGTGGGGCGTCTGCCGATGCTGGCAGGCGCAGAGCGCGAGCAACTGCTCAGGGGTTGGAACGCCACCGAGGCGGCGTTCCCTGCTGACGTGCAACTGCAAACCCTGCTGCAACAGCAGGCTACGCAAACCCCGGACGCCCTGGCGCTGCAGTTCGGCGCGCAGCGCCTGAGCTATCGCGAGCTGCACCAGCTCGCCAACCAGCTGGCACGCTGGCTGCGTGCTCAAGGTGTGGGCCCTGACATGTTGGTGGGTGTGGCGGCCGAGCGCAGCATCGAGCTGGTGGTGGCCTTGCTGGCCATCGTCAAGGCCGGTGGCGCCTATGTGCCGATGGATCCGGATTACCCGCATGACCGTCTGCAGCACATGCTGGACGACAGCGGTGTGACGCTGCTGCTGACCCAGGCGCATCTGCGTGATGCGCTGCCAGCCTCGAACGCTCGCACGTTCTGCCTGGACAGCGACTGGCCGGAAGTGGAAGGGCTTGAGGGGAGCGATCTGCCCGTTCAGGGCACACCGGACAATCTGGCCTACCTGATCTACACCTCCGGCTCGACCGGCAAGCCCAAGGGGGCTGGCAACAGCCACCAGGCGCTGATCAACCGCCTGCACTGGATGCAGAAGGAATACGGCCTGACGCCGGCTGATCGCGTGCTGCAAAAGACCCCGTTCAGCTTCGACGTGTCGGTGTGGGAGTTCTTCTGGCCGCTGCTGACTGGCGCGGCGCTGGTGGTGGCCGAGCCGGGCGCGCACCGCGACCCGCTGGCCCTGCGTCAGGTGATCAATGAGGGTGACGTCAGCGTGCTGCACTTCGTGCCGTCGATGCTGCAGGCCTTCGCTGCTTCGGGCGAACTGGAACATTGCCCGTCACTCAGGCAGGTGATGTGCAGCGGTGAAGCACTGCCCTACGAGCTGCAACAGCAGTTCCGCCAGCGCCACAGCGCCAAGCTGCACAACCTCTACGGCCCCACCGAAGCGGCCATCGACGTCAGCTACTGGGCCTGCGACGAGGAGAACGAGCGGCACATCGTGCCCATCGGCCGGCCCATCGACAACCTGCGCCTGTACATCCTCGACACCTGGCTGGAGCCGGTGCCGCAGGGCGTGGCCGGCGAGCTGTACATCGGCGGCGTCGGCCTGGCGCGGGGATATCACGCGCGTCCGGGGCTGACCGCCGAGCGCTTCGTCGCCGATCCCTTTGGCGAAGGCGGGCGCCTGTATCGCACCGGTGACCTGGCGCGTTGGCGCGCGGACGGCGCCATCGAATACGTCGGTCGTATCGACCATCAGGTGAAGATCCGTGGTCTGCGTATCGAACTGGGCGAGATCGAAGCGCGCCTGCAAGCACACCCGCAGGTGGAAGAAGCCGTGGTGGTGGCGCGCGACACGCCGCAGGGCAAGCAACTGGTGGGCTATGCCGTGGCCGCTTGCGACGGTGAAGCACTGCGCCAGGCGCTGGCCGAGCAGTTGCCGGAGTTCATGGTGCCGGCGCGCATCATGGTGCTGGATGCCATGCCGTTGTCACCGAACGGCAAGCTGGATCGCAAAGCCTTGCCGGCGCCGGAGTTCAGCGCCGTTCAGGCCGATTACCAGGCCCCGGAAACGCCACATGAGCGGCTGCTGGCCGAGATCTGGCAGAGCGTGCTGGGTGTGGCCCAGGTCGGCCGTGAGGATAATTTCTTCGAACTCGGTGGCGACTCCATCGTTTCCATTCAGGTGGTCAGCCGTGCCCGTCAGGCCGGTTTGCAACTGACCCCCAAGGACATGTTCCAGCATCAGAGTCTGCGTGCCCTGGCCTCTGTCGTTCGTGAGGCGGTGAGCGAGCCCGAGCAGGGGCCGGAGCAGGGGCCGGAGCAGGGCGAGACGCCCTTGCTGCCGATCCAGCGTCTGTTCTTCGCCACGCCCATGCCGCAGCGTGCGCACTGGAACCAGGCCGTGCTGCTGCATTGCCGCGAGACGCTGGACGCGCAGCGTCTGGCCGCAACGCTGGCGGCGCTGCAGGCCCATCACGATGCCCTGCGCCTGCGCTTCGCTGCCGATGGTAGCCACGCCGTGCACGTCGAACAGGTGGATGCCGAGGTGCTCTGGCTGCGCGAAGCGGCCGATGTCAGCGAGTTGGAGCACCATTGCGCCGCCGCGCAGCGCAGCCTCGACCTGGCGCGCGGCCCGTTGCTGCGCGCCATGCTGGTGAACATGGCCGACGGTAGCCAGCGCTTGCTGTTGGTCGTCCATCACCTGGTGATCGATGGCGTGTCCTGGCGCGTGCTGCTGGAGGATCTGCAGGCGCATTACGCGGGCCAGCCTCTGCCACCGCGCAGCAGCTCGTTCAAACGCTGGGCGCAGCGTCTGGTCGATCTCGCCGCCAGCTCCGAGCTGAGCGGCGAGCAGGATTACTGGCGAGCCCAGCTCGAAGCCAAGGCGCCGAGCCTGCCCGGCGCCCGCGCCGATGCCAGCCTGGCCGAACGTCATGCCCACACTCTGCGCCTGGAGCTGGATGAAGGTGAAACCCGCGCCCTGCTGCAACAGGCGCCAACGGCCTATCGCACCCAGGTCAACGACCTGCTGCTGACCGCCTTGACCCGTGCCCTGTGTGCCTGGAGCGGGCAGGGCAGTGCCGCCGTGCTGCTGGAGGGCCATGGCCGCGAGACGCTGTTCGACGATATCGACCTGAGCCGTACCCTGGGCTGGTTCACCAGTCTCTACCCGCTGCGCCTGCAGGCTGACGGCGAGCCGGGTGCGGCGATCAAGGCGGTCAAGGAGCAACTGCGTGCGGTGCCGCGTGGGGGGCTTGGCTACGGCCTGTTGCGTCATCTTGGCCAGGGCCTGGATGGCCTGCATGAGCCAAGGGTGACCTTCAACTATCTGGGCCAGTTCGATGCGAGCTTCGCCAGCGATGCCCTGTTGCGTCTGGCCAGCGAAAGCGCCGGGGCGAATCGCGATGGCGACGCGCCGCTGGGCAACTGGCTGAGCATCGATGGTCAGGTGCTCGATGCGCGCCTGGGCCTGCGCTTTACCTTCAGCCGCGAGATGTTCGACGAGTCGACGGTCATGCAACTGGCGCAGCGTTACCTGACCGAGCTGCGCGCGCTGATCGCCCATTGCCTGACACCGGGCGCAGGTGGCGTGACGCCGGCGGACTTCCCCCTGGCCGGTCTCGATCAGGCGCAGCTCGATACCCTCGAACTGCCCGCCGCTGCCATCGAGGATATCTACCCGCTGTCGCCGATGCAGCAGGGCATGTTGTTCCATGCCCTCGACAATCCCGGCTCCGGGCTCTACGTGAACCAGATCAGCGTGGCGGTCGAGCAGCTCGATCCGCCACGTTTGCAGGCGGCCTGGGCGCAGGTGGTGGCGCGCCACGAAACGCTACGCAGTGGTTTTCTCTGGCAGGGCGGGCTACGCCAGCCCTTGCAGGTGGTGCAGCGTCAGGTGCCGACCGAGGTGCGGATGATCGAGGGCGAGACAAATGTCATCGCCTTCGCCGAGCGAGACCGCGCTGAAGGCTTCGATCTGGCCCGACCGCCGCTGCAGCGCATGAGCCTGCTGGCTTTGGGCGAGGGGCGCTGGCAACTGGTGTGGACCATGCACCACCTGGTCACCGATGGCTGGAGCGGCGCGCAACTGATCAAGGAGGTGCTGCAGGTCTATGCCGGTGAGCGTCTGCCAGCGCCCGTCGCACGCTACGCCGACTACATCGCCTGGCTGCAGCGCCAGGACGGCGACGCTGCCGAAGCGTTCTGGCGGCAGCGTCTGACCGGGCTGGAGGAACCCTGTTTGCTGGCCGACAGCCTGTCGCGTCCCGCTGAAGGCAGTGGCCATGGCGTGACCTACAGCCATTACGATGCAACAGCGACCGAGCGCTTGCGAGCCTTTGCCCGGCGGCAGCGCGTGACCCTCAACACCCTGTTGCAGGGCGCCTGGTTGCTGCTGTTGCAGCGCTACACCGGCAAGCAGCGGGTCACTTTCGGCGCCACCGTCGCCGGACGACCCACCAGCCTGGCGGGCGCCGAGACGCTGCTGGGGCTGTTCATCAACACCTTGCCGGTGGTGCAGGCGCCAGCGGCGGATGCGGGGCTCGGTGACTGGCTGCGAGCACTCCAGGCGTACAACCTGGAGGTGCGCGAATACGAGCACACGCCTCTGTACGACATCCAGCGCTGGGCGGGTCATGGCGGCCAGGCGCTATTCGACAGCATCATCGTGTTCGAGAACTACCCGGTGGACGAGGCGCTGCGACGCGGTGGCGGCGACGGGCCGCGTTTCGGCGAGCTGGCGTCCAAGGACGTGACCAGCGTGCCGATGGATCTGGCCGTGCGCCTGGGCGAGGGCATGGAGATCGAATACCAGTACTTGCGTAGCCATTTTCATGAGGACGCGGTACTGCGTATCCGCGCCAACTTCGAGCAGATTCTTGCCGCCATGCTGCTGGGGGGCGAGCAATGTCTCGGCGATCTCGATTGCCTGAGCACGCTCGAACACGAGGCGCACCAGCGTCTGCACGGTCAGGCGTCGCTGCCCACTGCATTCGAGCCGGTACACCTGAGCATCGCCCGACACAACCGCGAGCGGCCGCAGGAGCCTGTGCTGATCGACGAGGCGGGGCGTCTTGACCGTCAGCGTCTGGAGCTGGACTCCAACCGCCTGGCCCAGCGGCTGATTGCCTTCGGCGTTGGCCCCGAGGTGCGCGTGGGCGTGGCCTTGCCGCGTGGTGTCGAGTTGCCGCTGGCGTTGCTCGCCGTGCTCAAGGCAGGAGGCGCCTACGTACCGCTGGACGCCGACTACCCGCGTGAGCGCCTGGCGTTCCAGATGCAGGACGCAGGCATCACCTTGCTGCTGACCGACAGCCGCCTGCGTGAGCGCCTGCCCGTCCCCGAGGACGTGGTGTGCCTGGAGCTGGACAGGCTCGATCTCTCCGCCGAATCCTGCGAGCTGCCCCAGGTAACCGTGCAGCCCGGCAATCTGGCGTATCTGATCTACACCTCGGGTTCCACCGGCCAGCCCAAGGGCGTAGCGGTGGCGCACGGGCAGATTGCCGCGCACTGCCGCGCCATCGGCGAGCGTTACGCCATGACGGCGAAGGATCGCGAACTGATCTTCATGTCGTTCGCCTTCGACGGTGCTCATGAGCGCTGGCTCACCACCCTCAGCCATGGCGGCAGTCTGCTGATCCGTGGGGAGGCGCTGTGGAGCGCCGAGCAGACCCTGACGCAACTGCGCGAGCACCAGGTCACGGTCGCGGCCTTCCCGCCGGCGTACCTGCTGCAACTGGCCGATCAGGCCGCGCAGCTTGGCCATGTGCCGAGCATGCGCATCTATTGCTTCGGTGGTGATGCGGTGCCAGAAGCCGCCTTCGAGCTGGCGCGCCGTACCCTCAAGGCCGAGTACCTGATCAACGGCTATGGGCCGACCGAAACCGTGGTCACGCCGCTGCTGTGGAAGGCCGATGCGAGCACCCGTTGCCAGGCCGCCTATGCCCCCATCGGCCAGGCGGTCGGCGCGCGCCGCCTGTACATCCTCGACCCGCAGCTACGCCCGGTGCCGCTCGGCGTAGCCGGTGAGTTGTATATCGGCGGCGACTTGCTGGCACGCGGTTATCACCAGCGACCGGGGCTGACCGCCGAGCGGTTCGTCGCCGATCCCTTCGGTGAGCCGGGCGCGCGCCTGTATCGCAGTGGCGATCTGGTGCGTGGTCGCGCTGATGGCGTCGTCGAGTACGTGGGGCGTATCGACCATCAGGTGAAGATTCGTGGTTTCCGCATCGAGCTTGGCGAGATCGAGGCGCGCCTGCAGGCGCATGCACAGGTGGGTGAAGCCGTGGTGGTGGCGCGTGAGGGCGGCAGCGGCAAGCAACTGATCGGCTATGTGGTCGGTGAGGTCGAGGCTGACGCGTTGCGCAGCTACCTGCGGGCGCAGCTACCGGACTATATGGTGCCGGCGCAGATTCTCCGGCTCGCGCGCATGCCGCTGTCACCGGCTGGCAAGATCGACCGCAAGGCGCTGCCGGAGCCGAACTGGCAGAGTGCGGGTTATGTCGCACCGCGTAATGAGGCCGAGCGCATCCTGGCCGAAATCTGGGCGCAGGTGCTGCAGGTCGAGCAGGTCGGCATTCACGACAATTTCTTCGACCTGGGCGGCGATTCGATTCTCAGCCTGCAGGTGGTGTCGCGTGCGCGTCAGGCCGAGGGGCTTGGCCTGGAGCTGCGTTTGCGCGACCTGTTGCAGTACCAGAGCATCGCCGCCTTGCTGGAGCGTCCGCAGCAGGTCAGCGAACCGACGCCAACGCGGGTGACGGACATGGCCGAGGACGAAGACCACTTCAGCCTGCTGCCGATCCAGCAATGGCTGTTCGAGCAGCATCTGCCCGAGCCCGACCATTTCAACCAGGCCTTGCTGCTGGCCTGCCATCGACCGCTGGACGCCAGCCTGCTGGAGCAGGCACTGCGCTTGCTGCTGGCCGAGCATGGCAGCCTGCGCCTGGCCTTCGCCAGGGGTGATGACGGTCAGTGGCGGCAGCGTTATTGCCAGCTCGACGAACTGGGGCTGGAGGCCGACCCGCTGCTCTGGCATAGGCAGCCGAGTGACGCCGACGAGGCGCTGGTACTGGCCAACCGTGCACAGCGTAGCCTCGACATCGGCCAGGGTCGCTTGCTGCGGGCGGTCTACAGCGAACTGGCCGATGGTAGTCGCCGCCTGTTGCTGGTGATCCATCACCTGGGTGTGGACGGCGTGTCCTGGCGGGTATTGCTGGAGGATCTGCAGCGGCTTTATGGGGCGCTGCAGCGCGGCGAAACGCCGAGCCTGCCGCCGGCCTCCTGCAGCTATCGCCAGTGGGCGCACAGCTTGAATGCCTATGCCAGTCAGCCAAGCCTGCGCGAGGAGTTGCCGTACTGGCTGCAGCAGACTGCCAGCGAGGGGCTGGGCGAGCCGCCGCGTGACAACCCTCGTGGCCGGGCTCAGGTGGCGCTGCGTGAACAGATCAGCCTGCGCCTGGATCGAGCCGCTACCACGCGCCTGCTCAAAGTCGCGCCGCAAGCCTATCGCACGCAGATCAACGATCTGCTGCTGGCCGCCCTCGGCCGCGCCCTGTGTGGCTGGAGCGAGCAGCGTGCGGTGCTGGTCGGGCTGGAAGGGCACGGTCGTGAGGATCTGTTCGACGGCCTCGACCACAGCCGCACCCTGGGCTGGTTCACCAGCCTGTTCCCAGTGCGCCTGGAGGCTGGCGAGGGTGATTATGGCCAGGCCATCACGGCGCTGCGCCAACGTCTGCGCACGGTGCCGAACAAGGGCATCGGCTACGGTGTGCTGCGCTACCTGGCCGATGGCGAGACGCGCAGCAGGCTGGCGACACGGGCGCAGCCGCGGGTGACCTTCAATTACCTGGGGCAGCTCGACCAGAACGCCGACGATGAGGCCTTGTTCAGCCTGCTCGATGAGCGGCCAGGCGATGCCTATGCCGCGAGCGCGCCGCTGAACAACTGGCTGGAAATCGTCGGTCAGGTGCACGACGGCGAATTGGCGCTGCGCTGCCTGTTCAGTCGGCGGGTATTCCGTCCCACCAGCATCGAGCGCTTCATGGCGTCGTTCGAGGCGGAGTTGCTGGCAGTCATCGATCATTGTTGCGCGCAGACCGCGCAGGAGGCGTTCGCGCTATGA
- a CDS encoding alpha/beta hydrolase: protein MNVALSTTPGELHPEIAAYLDMVDEGRRAGRPAPHELLIAQARAEFEAASRSLPSFAPACAVEPLSLPVRHGQMAARLYRPALANATLPVLIYLHGGGYCIGSLDSHDAVCRQLAVSAQCAVLALDYRLAPEHHFPAALEDVRDAWDWLQEDGLALGLDPARVALGGDSAGATLSSVICAELAATQGAKPRAQLLFYPAVDARQASESHELFAEGHLLESATLAWFYQHYVPQPEQRCDWRCSPLLAEGQLRGSAPALLLIAEFDPLLDEGLAYAEHLREQGVVVESRLCRGMTHDFLRMAGLVPEVLEYYAQAAAFLRRCW from the coding sequence ATGAATGTTGCCCTTTCTACTACTCCCGGCGAACTACACCCGGAAATCGCCGCCTATCTCGATATGGTCGACGAGGGCCGACGGGCAGGGCGGCCGGCTCCCCACGAGCTGCTGATAGCACAGGCGCGTGCCGAGTTCGAGGCCGCTTCGCGCAGCCTGCCGTCATTCGCGCCGGCCTGTGCCGTGGAGCCACTATCGTTGCCGGTGCGACACGGTCAAATGGCCGCAAGGCTGTATCGGCCGGCGCTGGCCAATGCGACGTTGCCAGTCCTGATCTACCTGCACGGCGGCGGCTATTGCATCGGCAGCCTGGACTCGCACGATGCGGTCTGTCGGCAACTGGCCGTCAGCGCGCAGTGTGCGGTGTTGGCGCTGGACTATCGACTGGCGCCAGAGCATCACTTTCCCGCTGCTCTGGAGGATGTGCGCGATGCCTGGGACTGGCTGCAAGAAGACGGCTTGGCGCTGGGGCTGGATCCCGCACGAGTGGCCTTGGGCGGCGACAGCGCCGGTGCGACCCTGTCCAGCGTGATTTGCGCCGAACTGGCGGCCACGCAGGGGGCCAAGCCTCGTGCGCAACTGCTGTTCTATCCGGCGGTGGACGCCCGGCAAGCCAGCGAATCCCACGAGTTGTTCGCCGAAGGGCACCTGCTGGAAAGCGCGACACTGGCCTGGTTCTATCAGCACTACGTGCCACAGCCGGAGCAGCGTTGTGACTGGCGCTGCTCGCCGCTGTTGGCTGAGGGACAACTGCGTGGTAGTGCGCCGGCGCTGCTGCTGATCGCCGAGTTCGACCCCTTGCTGGATGAGGGCTTGGCCTATGCCGAGCATCTGCGCGAGCAGGGTGTGGTCGTAGAAAGCCGGCTATGCCGTGGCATGACCCATGACTTCCTGCGTATGGCCGGGCTGGTGCCGGAGGTATTGGAGTACTACGCGCAGGCGGCAGCGTTTCTGCGGCGCTGCTGGTAG